A region from the Mycobacterium heidelbergense genome encodes:
- a CDS encoding lipoyl domain-containing protein produces MADFIIRIPRVSVAVSEAELTGLLVDAGEHVEAGAPIYVIATEKVEQEIEAGASGTVHWTGQVGTTYDIGAEIGVITS; encoded by the coding sequence ATGGCTGACTTCATCATTCGCATTCCGCGGGTCTCGGTGGCCGTCTCCGAGGCCGAGCTCACCGGCCTGCTCGTCGACGCCGGCGAGCACGTCGAGGCGGGCGCCCCGATCTATGTGATCGCCACCGAAAAGGTGGAACAGGAAATCGAGGCCGGCGCCTCGGGCACGGTGCACTGGACGGGCCAGGTCGGAACCACCTACGACATCGGCGCCGAAATCGGCGTCATCACTTCATAA